GCCGGATGTATCGCAAAGAAGTAAGCGCGGCCGTTCAGGCAGATCATGAGTCTGGCGGTGATCCGTTAGCACTGACGCAGCAGACAGAATGCACGAGATCAGCCGAGCCTCGTTTTGCGAGCTCCGCGAGGATCGACCGTAGAGCAGTCCGCACCTCCGGGTGGCCGAAGGCGATCCACCAAACACGTTCTAAACCTACTACTTGACAGCACGCTATTCGAATGCGTCACATTTCAGCTCCCTCTTTTTTGATCGTCTGCCTTTTACTGTCCCTGATCGCCCTGGTGACGGGTTGTAGCAACAGCGCGCAGACCCATATCGATGCCGAGAAGAACTACGATTACACACAGTTCCTCAGCGACGTGTTAGTGGTAGATCAGTTTTCTGACGATCACGAAGAGGTGGGGGAGGGCCTCACCGCGCGCATGCGTTCGCGAATGGAAGAGCACGGGCGGACCATTTCGTTTCTTCAGATCTCCGATGGCGAATTCGAAGTGGAATACAAGGGTACCCTTCTGGAGAAGGCGCTTGAGGAAGGCCGCGAGGCCAACGCCAAACAGGTTCTTGTTCTTGCCGATCCAGACAAGGAAGCATATGTCGCGGAACCAGTGATGACTCCCTCGGGACACATGATGTCACCCGGTGGAGGGATTCAGATGGTGATGTTTGCCCGCGTCTACGACGTCCAGACGGAGGAGGAGGTGTGGGTTGCGGAAATGCGACCGAGCAAGAAAGCGTTTAGCGACGAGAAGTTTGGCCGCGGCATCGCCGACGATTTGATTGCTGCACTCATCGATCACGCGCTTCTGCCGAGCTTCATGCGGCTGCCCGAGCCCGAGCGCATAACGCGCTAGGGACAGCGTGTGGGACGTTCGAGGTCCATGTATGGCCCCTCTCAATCCACGTGGGGCTCCAATTTCGTATGCCGTAGTGGAACCTTCAGAAGCGCTCAGGGTGACCCGCCTGTTCATTTTCCCAAGGGAAGACTGGCTACCAGGCATGAACTCTCGCGAAACGGTTCTCGTCACAGGCGCATCCTCAGGAATTGGTGCGGAGCTCGCCCGGTGCTTTGCCCGATCCGGCTCCGATGTTGCTCTTCTCGCCCGTCGCGAGGAGGCACTAAACGAGCATGCTCAGTCGCTACAGGACACGTACGGCGTCGCGGCGCACGTTCTGCCGTTTGATCTCAGCACGCCGGGCATCGGGCGCGAGGTGGTCGATCGAGTGGACGCGCTCGGCCTGACGATCGACGTGCTGGTCAACAACGCGGGGTTCGGCAACAGAGGGTCGTTTGTTGATACCGAGGATCGCGAGCAACTTGACATGATCAATGTCAACATCAGTGCGCTGACGCATCTCGCACGCTTGCTGCTGCCGGGCATGCTCGATCGGGGCCGTGGAGGCATCCTGAATGTAGGCTCCACCGCTGGATTCCAGCCGGGGCCGAACATGGCCGTCTATTATGCGACAAAGGCGTACGTACTCTCGTTTTCCGAGGCGCTCGCGCAGGAGGTGTCAGGCAGCGGCGTGACGGTGACATGCCTCGCGCCGGGGCCGACGAAAACGGACTTTGCGGATCGGGCGGAGATGCACGATACGTTGCTGTTCGAGTCTGGAGCTGCGATGTCGCCTGCCGCTGTGGCAAATTATGGCTACGATGCCTTCCGGCGGGGCGACACGCTCGCGGTACCGGGACTCCCGAACAAAGTCGGGGCTTTCGCGACGCGCTTCCTCCCTCGATCGGTTGCGAGTAAAGTCGCGGCCTACCTGCATAGGGACGGGTAGCTCGGTTCTGAACCGAGTCGTTTATTCGTTCGAAGGGTGCGCTGCGTTATGATTCCTCTTCGGCGAGTCTTTGCAACCTCGGTCGGTGCCTGTCGTTTGCCCCATGTTTTGCAGCGATGTTTCGCGTGCTGCCCCGTCGAGTTTCCGTTACCATCCAAGCGTCTCATGAGTCCTTCGTCTATCCTTTCCCGCATCGGCCGCGGGATCGCGCTTGTCAGTTTCCTTGTGCTGCTCTTCCCTACGGTTACGTCCGCGCAGGACGAGGGACTGGATACGCAGCGCATCATCGATAACCTGAAAATGGAAATTCCTCAGCTTCGCCAGACTGGTCAGGTCTCGCTGAGCTCGTTCTCGGATAGTGAGATCGACGGATTCAAGCGCGCGACGCTCACGGTAAATGGGCGTCAGATTCCCATGCTGGTAACGCCGGACGGATCGCAGGCGCTGTTGCTCGCAGGGCCGCCGATCAACGTTAGCCGGTCGGTAGAAGAGGTACAGGACGCTCTGGCTGCGGAGTCAAGCGAACGCGGCGCAGCCCTGGCTCGTGCGGCAAAAGGGATGCCTGTGCGCGGTCCGGCCGACGCGCCTGTGACCCTGGTCGAGTTTTCGGACTTCCAGTGCCCCTACTGCGCGCGAGCGTCGAGTCTCGTCAACGAGCTGATGTCGCGATATCCCGAGACGCTGAATGTCGTGTACATCCACTACCCGCTGCCGATGCACGAGTGGGCCCGACCCGCAGCCGTCGCATCGCAGTGCGCCGCGCGCCAGAGCGACGACGCATTCTGGACGCTACATGACGCATACTTCGACAATCAGAACGACCTCACCGAGGCAAACGTCGTGGAGAAGAGCGAGTCGTATCTCGCAGACGCGTCGATCGACATGGACGAGTGGAGGACGTGCGCACAGGACTCGGACTCAGCTGCGCACCAGGAAGTGCAGGAGACGATTGAGGCCAATATGCAGGCGGGCCGTTCGGTCAACGTCACGGGGACGCCCTCCTTCTACATCAACGGACAGAAGGTGCAGGGCGCGCGCTCGGTCGAAGCATTTGCCCGTCTGATCGACCAAGCTGCGGCGAACGCCCAGTAGAGACTCGCTTCTGGACGCCTGCTTACACGGACTCCCATTTGGCTTCGCCCGACATGTCACGTTTTGCCGTTGTTGCATTCTGCGTCGTTTTCGCTTCCAGCCTCCTCATGGGGTGCGGCGCGTCGGACTCCAGTCCCGAGGTGAATGAGCAAAAGATCCTCGCCAATCTCCGACTGGAAATTCCGCAGGTTCGCGATGCCGATTCGCTGCGCATCGACTCCCTCAAGGAAAGTCAGGTGGATGGCTTCTACCAGGGAGAGCTGGTCGTGAACAATCGGAATCGGGTCTACGTGATGATCCGGAAGGACGAGTCCGAGGCGCTGCTCCTTGCCGGCCCGCCGCTCGACATCGGGCGCACGGCCGAAGAGATGCAGGCCTCCAAGGAGGACCAGCAGCGGGAACGAGCGGATCTACTGAAGAACGCGTCGCAGGGGATGCCGGCTCTCGGGCCGGACGAAGCGCCGGTGACGATGCTTGAGTTTTCGGACTTCCAGTGCCCCTATTGCGCGCGGGCCACGTCGATGGTCGAAGAGCTGCACAACCGATATCCGGATCAGCTCCGTATCGTGTTCATGCACTTCCCGCTGTCGTCGCACGAGTGGGCGCGTCCGGCTGCCGTCGCGGCCCAGTGCGCGGCACGCCAAAGTGAGGATGCGTTCTGGACGCTCCACGACTTCTATTTCGCCAACCAGGATGTCTTCACTCCGAAAAACGTGGTTCCGCAGAGTGAGGAGCAGTTGGCAGACGCGACGATTGATCTGCAGCAGTGGAGAGCGTGCGCCACGGATCGCCAATCGGATGTGCATCGCTCCGTTGTGAAGCAGGTGAATGCCTCGCTCGAAGCCGGCAAGCAGGCCGGCGTGACAGGGACGCCATCTTTCTTCGTTAACGGCGAAAAGGTACAGGGTGCGCGCTCAGTGGACGCGCTGGCTCAGAAGATCGAAGCTGCAGCGGGGAACTGACGATTGAGGATTGGGGATTGGGGATTGGGGATTGGGTATTGGCAATGTAGGTGGGAACGAGGACGGTTTTTGGCGAGCCTGGCAAGAATCCTTTTCTAAGAGGCTTGAATGAAGAGGGATGAGGCGGTATGTTGGCCGATGCGAAGCTAGGGGTGCCCGCCTGCGCGGGCTGAGAGAGTCTCTTCGAACCTGATCCGGTTTGCACCGGCGAAGGAAAGCTTCTCGCGACCCGATGGTGCCGATCATCCGGTCCTTGGGAACCGCTGGTTTCGCGTCAATCACTTTTTGAAGCCAGCTTCCATTTCTATGTCGTCTCTTGACTCCCAGGTCGTCGTTATTTCCGGTGCCAGTCGTGGCCTTGGTGCTGCCATTGCCCGCGCTGCCGCAAATGAAGGCGCTAGCGTCGTGGTCAACTATTTCCAGAGCGAGGCAAAAGCCGATGCCGTCGCGAAGG
The DNA window shown above is from Longibacter salinarum and carries:
- a CDS encoding thioredoxin domain-containing protein — its product is MSPSSILSRIGRGIALVSFLVLLFPTVTSAQDEGLDTQRIIDNLKMEIPQLRQTGQVSLSSFSDSEIDGFKRATLTVNGRQIPMLVTPDGSQALLLAGPPINVSRSVEEVQDALAAESSERGAALARAAKGMPVRGPADAPVTLVEFSDFQCPYCARASSLVNELMSRYPETLNVVYIHYPLPMHEWARPAAVASQCAARQSDDAFWTLHDAYFDNQNDLTEANVVEKSESYLADASIDMDEWRTCAQDSDSAAHQEVQETIEANMQAGRSVNVTGTPSFYINGQKVQGARSVEAFARLIDQAAANAQ
- a CDS encoding SDR family NAD(P)-dependent oxidoreductase → MNSRETVLVTGASSGIGAELARCFARSGSDVALLARREEALNEHAQSLQDTYGVAAHVLPFDLSTPGIGREVVDRVDALGLTIDVLVNNAGFGNRGSFVDTEDREQLDMINVNISALTHLARLLLPGMLDRGRGGILNVGSTAGFQPGPNMAVYYATKAYVLSFSEALAQEVSGSGVTVTCLAPGPTKTDFADRAEMHDTLLFESGAAMSPAAVANYGYDAFRRGDTLAVPGLPNKVGAFATRFLPRSVASKVAAYLHRDG
- a CDS encoding DsbA family protein, with protein sequence MSRFAVVAFCVVFASSLLMGCGASDSSPEVNEQKILANLRLEIPQVRDADSLRIDSLKESQVDGFYQGELVVNNRNRVYVMIRKDESEALLLAGPPLDIGRTAEEMQASKEDQQRERADLLKNASQGMPALGPDEAPVTMLEFSDFQCPYCARATSMVEELHNRYPDQLRIVFMHFPLSSHEWARPAAVAAQCAARQSEDAFWTLHDFYFANQDVFTPKNVVPQSEEQLADATIDLQQWRACATDRQSDVHRSVVKQVNASLEAGKQAGVTGTPSFFVNGEKVQGARSVDALAQKIEAAAGN